One uncultured Pseudodesulfovibrio sp. genomic window carries:
- a CDS encoding response regulator produces MLTSERPTVLVVDDNRLNIDLLVDVLKDDYKLLVALNGVTALDIVRNVLPDIILLDIMMPEMDGYEVCRRLKSEDRTSPVPVIFITAKSQSEDEAKGLALGAVDYITKPVNPAIVQARIRTHLALYNQNRVLEEKVRQRTRELETSKEMADEASRAKSAFLANISHELRTPLNHILGLSSLLLEIDTDPERLELIRPLHDGAAQLAGLFDQLLDLTMLESDAVSIEQKFFDFPKVLSRLAAVFHAFAVKKGVEFEFLAHGDLPDTLYGAPLETSQALNNILLNAFRYTEKGKVTLDVRIDPDHFAGADNNRIMIRFAVTDTGVGIPNDRLDTIFHSFEIGEKVMTKRLSGPGVGLTISKYLIEKLGGKIRVESTLGEGSTFFVSLPFSLNRKNGTESDPS; encoded by the coding sequence ATGTTAACGAGCGAACGTCCCACAGTCCTGGTAGTCGACGACAACCGGTTGAACATCGACCTGCTGGTGGATGTCCTCAAGGATGACTACAAGCTTCTGGTGGCGCTCAACGGTGTCACGGCTCTGGACATCGTCCGCAACGTGCTTCCCGACATCATCCTTCTGGACATCATGATGCCCGAGATGGACGGCTACGAGGTCTGTCGCAGGCTCAAGAGCGAAGACCGGACAAGCCCGGTACCGGTCATCTTCATCACCGCCAAATCACAGAGTGAAGACGAAGCCAAGGGGCTCGCCCTCGGCGCGGTGGACTACATCACCAAGCCGGTCAACCCGGCCATCGTCCAGGCCCGCATCCGGACCCATCTGGCCCTCTACAACCAGAACAGGGTGCTGGAGGAAAAGGTCCGCCAGCGGACTCGTGAGTTGGAGACGAGCAAGGAGATGGCGGACGAAGCCAGCCGAGCCAAGTCGGCGTTTCTGGCCAATATCAGCCACGAATTGCGCACCCCGCTCAACCACATCCTGGGACTGTCCAGCCTGTTGCTCGAGATCGACACCGACCCCGAGCGGCTGGAACTGATCCGCCCGCTCCATGACGGGGCCGCCCAGCTTGCCGGACTCTTCGACCAGCTCCTGGACCTGACCATGCTCGAATCCGACGCGGTCTCCATCGAGCAGAAATTCTTCGATTTTCCCAAGGTTCTGTCCCGGCTGGCCGCAGTCTTCCACGCCTTTGCCGTGAAAAAGGGCGTCGAGTTCGAATTCCTCGCCCACGGCGATCTGCCGGACACCCTGTACGGCGCGCCGCTTGAGACATCACAGGCGCTGAACAACATCCTGCTCAACGCCTTCCGCTACACCGAAAAGGGCAAGGTCACCCTGGACGTGCGCATCGACCCGGACCACTTCGCCGGTGCGGACAACAACCGGATCATGATCCGCTTCGCGGTCACGGACACGGGCGTGGGCATTCCGAACGACCGGCTGGACACCATCTTCCACAGCTTCGAAATCGGCGAAAAGGTCATGACCAAGCGGTTGTCCGGTCCGGGCGTCGGCTTGACCATCTCCAAATACCTCATCGAAAAGCTGGGTGGAAAGATTCGCGTGGAAAGCACGCTGGGCGAAGGCAGCACCTTCTTCGTCTCCCTGCCGTTCTCCCTGAACAGGAAAAACGGCACCGAATCCGATCCGTCCTAG
- a CDS encoding ABC transporter permease encodes MDTFALTIAAILMAGAPLVLATLGETLTEKAGIINLSLDGSILLSAMAAFACSATFDSPWLGMLAGAGVGAAIAGVLGVIGIYLGQSQLAVGFILTLLSRDLAYFLGHNFSRQPGPDLGLWTIPGLGKAPFVGLIFGSQSPVVYLSLAAIAFCWWWMYRTEGGMRLRAVGESPRAAFGRGIRVRLVRLYYCLAGGALVGLAGGAYSLAVKPGWGRPQGCEGAGWIALAIVIFGGWHPVRTALGAFFFAALQVSGIYLQELFPSIPAPVFQVAPFPMMILTLLAVNMGRMGWIQDIVRRHPFLKAFSKGWSIEAPAALGQDFDPKKGL; translated from the coding sequence ATGGACACCTTCGCCCTGACCATAGCCGCCATACTGATGGCCGGAGCGCCGCTGGTGCTGGCCACCCTCGGCGAGACCCTGACCGAGAAGGCGGGCATCATCAACCTGTCGCTCGACGGCTCCATCCTGCTCTCGGCCATGGCGGCGTTCGCCTGCTCGGCCACCTTCGATTCCCCCTGGCTCGGCATGCTTGCAGGAGCGGGCGTGGGCGCGGCCATTGCGGGCGTGCTCGGCGTCATCGGCATTTATCTGGGGCAGTCCCAACTGGCCGTGGGCTTCATTCTGACCCTGCTGTCCCGCGACCTCGCCTATTTCCTGGGTCACAACTTTTCCCGCCAACCCGGACCGGACCTCGGCCTCTGGACCATCCCGGGGCTGGGCAAGGCTCCCTTTGTCGGGCTGATCTTCGGCTCCCAATCCCCGGTGGTCTACCTGAGCCTGGCGGCCATCGCCTTCTGCTGGTGGTGGATGTACCGCACCGAAGGCGGCATGCGCCTGCGGGCCGTGGGCGAGTCCCCCCGGGCGGCCTTCGGACGCGGCATCCGCGTTCGTCTGGTGCGGTTGTACTACTGTCTGGCGGGCGGCGCCCTGGTTGGGCTGGCCGGTGGCGCATATTCCCTGGCCGTGAAACCCGGCTGGGGCAGACCGCAAGGCTGTGAAGGCGCGGGCTGGATCGCCCTGGCCATCGTCATCTTCGGTGGCTGGCACCCGGTGCGCACCGCCCTGGGCGCGTTCTTCTTCGCCGCCCTGCAGGTCTCCGGCATCTATCTCCAGGAGCTCTTCCCGTCCATTCCGGCCCCGGTCTTCCAGGTCGCACCCTTCCCGATGATGATCCTGACCCTGCTCGCCGTGAACATGGGCCGCATGGGCTGGATTCAGGATATCGTGCGCCGCCACCCGTTCCTCAAGGCCTTTTCCAAGGGATGGTCCATCGAAGCGCCAGCCGCACTGGGCCAGGACTTCGATCCGAAAAAGGGACTTTGA
- a CDS encoding ABC transporter permease, with protein MNRDSLLTQLGWLALTLLLALFLTVIVAWPAGAPPLETIYVLFKGGVSSWSKIGRVLAGWVPLTLCSVALLIPFTARLWNIGVEGQVIMGAIFCTAALRPFEGGGGAGVIILALAASMVGGAFWALLAGLLRVFGRVHEIFSGLGLNFVALGVTLWLIFGPWKRPGIASMSGTKPLHVSLWLPRLGNMSVSWVGLALACAAVILVYILLHRTKWGLKMRAVGENPKAATLFSLGPRRRLLQAFMLCGGIAGLAGATQVLGVYHRLLPNISSGYGYTALLVSMMASFRLSLVPFICLFFAVLNVGSIQLPLQLGLDSSLSGVIQGIMVLSLFIVQGLRLWLRQRKEAD; from the coding sequence ATGAACCGCGATTCCCTCCTGACCCAACTGGGCTGGCTCGCCCTGACCCTGCTCCTGGCCCTGTTCCTGACCGTGATCGTGGCCTGGCCCGCGGGCGCTCCGCCGCTCGAAACCATCTACGTGCTTTTCAAGGGCGGGGTCAGCTCCTGGTCCAAGATCGGCCGGGTGCTGGCCGGATGGGTCCCCCTGACCCTCTGCTCCGTGGCACTGCTCATCCCGTTCACGGCCCGGCTGTGGAACATCGGCGTGGAAGGGCAGGTCATCATGGGGGCCATCTTCTGCACCGCGGCGCTGCGTCCCTTCGAGGGCGGCGGCGGAGCCGGGGTGATCATCCTGGCCCTGGCCGCATCCATGGTGGGCGGCGCGTTCTGGGCCCTGCTGGCCGGTTTGCTGCGCGTCTTCGGCCGTGTGCACGAAATCTTTTCCGGCCTGGGCCTGAACTTCGTGGCCCTGGGCGTGACCCTGTGGCTCATTTTCGGCCCGTGGAAGCGGCCCGGTATCGCGTCCATGTCCGGCACAAAACCCCTGCACGTCTCTTTGTGGCTGCCCCGGCTCGGCAACATGTCGGTCAGCTGGGTGGGGTTGGCCCTGGCCTGCGCCGCCGTGATCCTGGTCTACATTCTGCTCCACCGCACCAAGTGGGGTCTCAAGATGCGCGCCGTGGGCGAGAACCCCAAGGCGGCCACTCTCTTCTCTCTTGGACCGCGCCGCCGCCTGCTCCAGGCGTTCATGCTCTGCGGAGGCATTGCCGGCCTGGCCGGAGCCACGCAGGTTCTGGGCGTCTACCACAGGCTGCTGCCGAACATCTCGTCCGGTTACGGATACACCGCCCTGCTGGTCAGCATGATGGCTTCATTCCGACTGTCCCTGGTCCCGTTCATCTGCCTGTTCTTCGCCGTGCTTAACGTGGGGTCCATCCAGTTGCCGCTGCAACTCGGCCTGGATTCGTCCCTGTCCGGCGTCATCCAGGGCATCATGGTCCTGTCCCTGTTCATCGTGCAGGGGCTGAGGCTGTGGCTCAGACAACGCAAGGAGGCGGACTGA